A part of Denitratisoma oestradiolicum genomic DNA contains:
- a CDS encoding ATP phosphoribosyltransferase regulatory subunit, whose protein sequence is MRWLLPEAIEDILPLEAGRVEMLRRGLLDEFSRHGYQYVIPPLLEYVESLLTGSGRDLDLRTFKLVDQASGRAMGIRADITPQVARIDAHLLNRRGVTRLCYSGSVLHTLPAGFHATREPLQIGAELYGHAGLEADIEIIRLLARSLGLADLAASRIDLGHVGLFRALAAEAGLSGSVEEDAFIALQAKDLPSLRQILANAVPGQAKDGLLALAELYGGPEVLARARQVLPPIVAPQLDELQCLADALADLPVSFDLADLRGYHYHNGVVFAAYCQGSPVALALGGRYDKAGAAYGRARPATGFSMDLRELVRLGSKSVGAGAILAPWPGADAVGRALQTRVDSLRAAGETVVVALPGHEGNWTETGCDRQLRERDGQWIIEVLKETGNG, encoded by the coding sequence ATGCGCTGGTTATTGCCTGAAGCAATCGAGGACATCCTGCCGCTGGAGGCGGGCCGGGTTGAGATGCTGCGCCGGGGTTTGCTGGATGAATTCAGTCGGCACGGTTATCAATACGTCATTCCTCCGCTGCTGGAGTATGTGGAATCCCTGCTCACCGGTAGCGGCCGCGATCTGGACCTGCGTACCTTCAAACTGGTGGACCAGGCCTCCGGCCGTGCCATGGGCATCCGCGCCGACATCACGCCCCAGGTGGCGCGCATCGATGCCCATCTGCTCAACCGGCGTGGCGTCACCCGCCTGTGCTACAGCGGCAGCGTGTTGCATACCCTGCCGGCGGGTTTCCACGCCACCCGGGAACCCCTGCAAATCGGCGCCGAGCTGTATGGCCACGCCGGCCTGGAAGCCGACATCGAAATCATTCGCCTGCTGGCCCGCTCCCTGGGCCTGGCCGACCTGGCCGCGTCGCGCATCGACCTGGGTCACGTGGGCCTGTTCCGGGCACTGGCGGCGGAGGCAGGCCTGAGCGGCAGCGTTGAGGAGGATGCATTCATCGCCCTCCAGGCCAAGGACCTGCCCAGCCTGCGCCAGATATTGGCTAATGCGGTCCCGGGCCAGGCCAAGGACGGCCTGTTGGCCCTGGCTGAACTCTATGGCGGCCCCGAGGTGCTGGCTCGTGCCCGCCAGGTGCTGCCGCCCATCGTTGCTCCCCAACTGGATGAATTGCAGTGCCTGGCTGATGCCCTGGCTGATCTGCCGGTGAGCTTCGATCTGGCCGATCTGCGGGGTTACCACTATCACAATGGCGTGGTGTTTGCCGCCTATTGCCAGGGCAGCCCTGTGGCCCTGGCCCTGGGCGGGCGCTACGACAAAGCGGGGGCTGCTTATGGCCGCGCCCGTCCGGCCACAGGTTTTTCGATGGACCTGCGTGAACTGGTGCGACTTGGCTCCAAGTCTGTCGGTGCGGGAGCGATTCTGGCACCCTGGCCCGGGGCGGATGCTGTGGGCCGAGCCTTGCAGACGCGGGTGGATAGCCTGCGCGCCGCGGGCGAGACTGTGGTGGTGGCACTACCCGGCCATGAGGGCAACTGGACCGAGACCGGTTGTGATCGCCAGTTGCGGGAGCGGGATGGTCAATGGATTATCGAAGTATTGAAGGAAACGGGAAATGGCTAA
- a CDS encoding DUF2065 domain-containing protein, with amino-acid sequence MTASTLLLAFALMLVIEGLLPFLAPRVWRETFRRVTEFTDGQLRFIGLSSLLTGLILMMVVK; translated from the coding sequence GTGACGGCGTCCACGCTACTGCTGGCCTTCGCCCTGATGCTGGTGATCGAAGGTCTGTTGCCTTTTCTCGCGCCCCGGGTGTGGCGGGAGACCTTCCGCCGGGTGACCGAATTTACCGATGGCCAGCTCCGGTTCATCGGCTTGTCCTCCCTGCTGACGGGACTGATTCTGATGATGGTGGTGAAGTAA